The following are encoded in a window of Xanthocytophaga agilis genomic DNA:
- a CDS encoding sulfite oxidase, whose protein sequence is MAGPFDNKPLWDRRGFLRKSLVGAFSATLGTQIVFAENMPRWHTPLALQADNPLSLPAGKHKDLIILNDRPWNVETPPHLLDDEITPVDKMFIRNNGNTPESIDLKNWTLTIDGESVKKQTIFKLSELKKKFKPYTYRLVLECGGNGRSGYYPITSGNQWHEGGVSCAEWTGVRLRDVLESVGIKDDAIYIGYYGKDVHLSGDSSKPVISRGVPIRKALEEETLLAWALNGQDIPLIHGYPLRLVIGGWPASVSGKWLSRISIRNKEHDGPKMEGHSYRVPAHPIEPGSKVPDSELKIIESMPVKSVITYPKSGAIVPEGKPLELRGHAWAGDLEVAAMQVSIDYGATWITCNLRKPHNRLAWQQWSVTIPFPKKGYYEVWAKATDSKGVAQPMVIPAWNPGGYLNNACHRIAVKVE, encoded by the coding sequence ATGGCAGGTCCATTTGATAATAAACCGCTATGGGATCGCAGAGGATTCTTACGAAAAAGCCTGGTAGGAGCATTCAGTGCTACATTAGGTACCCAAATCGTTTTTGCTGAAAATATGCCCCGCTGGCATACACCATTAGCCTTACAGGCGGATAATCCGTTAAGCTTACCTGCTGGCAAACACAAGGATTTAATCATTCTGAACGATCGTCCCTGGAATGTTGAAACTCCGCCACACTTGCTGGATGATGAGATAACTCCTGTAGATAAGATGTTTATACGTAATAATGGGAATACACCTGAAAGTATAGATCTGAAAAACTGGACTTTGACAATTGATGGTGAGTCTGTCAAAAAGCAAACAATTTTTAAGCTTAGCGAACTAAAAAAGAAATTCAAACCTTATACGTATCGGTTAGTATTGGAATGTGGCGGTAATGGACGTTCGGGATACTATCCAATAACTTCAGGTAATCAATGGCACGAAGGAGGCGTTAGTTGCGCCGAATGGACGGGTGTGCGTCTGCGGGATGTGCTGGAAAGTGTAGGAATTAAAGATGATGCCATATATATTGGCTATTATGGAAAAGATGTCCATCTAAGTGGAGATAGTTCCAAACCTGTTATCTCTCGTGGAGTTCCTATCAGGAAAGCATTGGAGGAAGAGACGCTACTTGCATGGGCTCTAAACGGACAAGATATCCCACTGATTCATGGCTATCCTTTGCGATTGGTAATTGGTGGCTGGCCTGCATCTGTTTCTGGAAAATGGCTTTCCCGGATCTCTATACGCAATAAAGAGCATGATGGCCCAAAAATGGAAGGCCATTCCTATCGTGTGCCTGCTCATCCGATAGAGCCAGGAAGTAAAGTACCTGACAGCGAGCTGAAGATTATTGAATCTATGCCAGTAAAGTCAGTCATTACTTATCCTAAGTCAGGAGCTATTGTTCCGGAGGGCAAACCACTTGAGTTGCGTGGGCATGCCTGGGCAGGAGATCTGGAGGTGGCTGCAATGCAGGTCTCTATAGATTATGGTGCTACATGGATAACCTGTAATCTGAGAAAACCTCATAACCGACTGGCCTGGCAGCAGTGGTCTGTCACTATTCCCTTTCCAAAGAAAGGATACTATGAAGTATGGGCAAAAGCAACGGATTCAAAAGGTGTAGCACAGCCTATGGTTATTCCGGCATGGAATCCTGGTGGGTACCTGAACAATGCCTGTCATCGTATTGCTGTAAAAGTAGAATAA
- the rnr gene encoding ribonuclease R encodes MRTKKETKKSAGKDRAINLKEQILSVLRQNRSQAFTAKQLAKKLQLKGERYEKSLRDMLDFLIETDEISMLSNGTYRYNTKTQTKTGVVDWVSPHYAFIVVGNDEKDIWVHSSNLNGALDGDTVNVVVYMHRAGSKPEGEVSEILQRKKDEYVGIIEITKRHAFVIPDNRKMYADIYIPLDSIGNAKDREKVLVKITHWGDAEQGPQGKVTEVLGKAGEHETEMHSIMAEFGLPFRFPEEVEAEAKAIRNDIESEVAKRRDFRDIVTFTIDPEDAKDFDDALSIRKLENGHWEIGVHIADVTHYVTPGTSLEREAFARATSVYLVDRTIPMLPERLSNDLCSLRPNEDKLTFSSVFEMDETGKIYNEWFGRTIIHSNRRFTYEEVQRILEGESGDFAEDLRLLNDIAKQMKEDRFKNGAMSFETIEVKFKLDEKGVPLAVYPKIRKDAHKLIEEFMLLANKKVAEWVYKYKKGKEKNTMVYRIHESPDNEKVKLFASFIRRFGYKIQTESGKIADSMNQLIEDLEGKPEQFTLQNLAIRTMAKARYSTEPLGHFGLAFAHYTHFTSPIRRYPDMMAHRLLQLYLNAGKAPDRNVYEDQCKHSSEREKVASDAERASIKYKQVEFMKNAEQKDYEGLVTGVTEFGVFVEMIETRCEGMVRISDLTDDYYEHDPENYRIIGRKTKRIITFGDKVTVRVKATNLERRSIDLTLVNFPDGKPLKETSKDKGRDNSKSRGGKKKGSKSKYF; translated from the coding sequence TTGAGAACGAAAAAAGAAACTAAAAAATCTGCAGGAAAAGATAGAGCAATTAATCTTAAAGAGCAGATTCTGTCTGTACTAAGACAAAACAGAAGCCAGGCATTCACAGCTAAACAGCTGGCTAAAAAACTGCAACTTAAAGGAGAGCGGTATGAAAAGTCTCTGCGGGACATGCTGGATTTTCTGATTGAGACAGATGAAATATCCATGCTGTCTAATGGCACTTACCGCTATAATACGAAAACGCAAACCAAGACAGGAGTAGTAGATTGGGTAAGTCCACATTACGCCTTTATTGTAGTAGGAAATGATGAGAAAGATATATGGGTACACAGCAGTAATCTGAACGGAGCACTGGATGGGGATACAGTAAATGTAGTAGTATACATGCATCGTGCAGGTAGCAAGCCTGAAGGGGAAGTATCGGAGATTCTGCAAAGGAAAAAGGATGAATATGTAGGAATCATTGAGATTACCAAGCGACACGCTTTTGTAATTCCTGATAATCGGAAGATGTATGCCGATATATACATACCACTGGACTCGATTGGAAATGCAAAAGACAGAGAAAAAGTGCTGGTCAAAATTACCCACTGGGGAGATGCAGAACAAGGTCCACAAGGAAAGGTAACTGAGGTGTTGGGTAAAGCTGGGGAACACGAAACTGAGATGCATTCCATCATGGCGGAGTTTGGCTTGCCATTCCGCTTTCCAGAAGAAGTTGAAGCCGAAGCAAAAGCAATTCGTAATGATATCGAATCCGAAGTAGCGAAACGTCGCGACTTCCGGGATATTGTTACCTTTACCATAGACCCTGAAGACGCAAAGGACTTTGATGATGCTTTGTCTATCCGAAAGCTGGAAAACGGACACTGGGAAATTGGCGTTCATATTGCGGACGTAACCCATTATGTCACTCCAGGGACTTCTCTGGAACGGGAAGCCTTTGCCAGAGCTACCTCTGTATATCTGGTTGATCGTACGATTCCAATGCTTCCCGAACGATTGTCCAACGACTTATGCTCGCTACGTCCCAACGAAGATAAGCTCACTTTCTCATCTGTGTTTGAGATGGATGAGACTGGAAAAATCTATAATGAATGGTTTGGCCGAACCATCATTCATTCCAATCGTCGGTTTACGTATGAAGAAGTACAACGGATTCTGGAAGGTGAAAGTGGCGATTTTGCAGAGGATCTGAGACTACTGAATGACATTGCCAAACAGATGAAAGAAGACCGTTTCAAAAACGGAGCTATGAGTTTTGAAACGATAGAGGTGAAATTTAAACTGGATGAAAAAGGAGTTCCTTTAGCCGTGTATCCAAAAATTCGGAAAGATGCCCATAAGCTGATTGAAGAATTTATGCTACTTGCCAATAAAAAAGTTGCCGAATGGGTATATAAGTACAAAAAAGGTAAGGAAAAGAATACAATGGTGTATCGTATTCACGAATCTCCGGATAATGAAAAAGTAAAACTTTTTGCTTCTTTCATACGCCGGTTTGGATATAAGATACAGACAGAGTCAGGCAAGATTGCAGATTCTATGAATCAGTTGATTGAAGATCTGGAAGGTAAGCCAGAACAATTTACACTGCAAAACCTGGCGATACGAACTATGGCAAAGGCCCGCTATAGTACAGAACCGCTGGGCCATTTCGGACTGGCCTTTGCACATTATACACACTTTACATCACCAATCAGGCGATATCCGGATATGATGGCGCATCGGTTATTGCAACTGTATCTAAACGCTGGAAAGGCACCTGACCGTAATGTATATGAAGATCAGTGTAAGCACTCTTCTGAACGGGAGAAAGTTGCTTCTGATGCAGAGCGGGCCTCAATCAAATACAAACAGGTTGAGTTTATGAAAAATGCTGAACAGAAAGACTATGAAGGGTTAGTGACAGGTGTAACTGAATTTGGCGTTTTTGTAGAGATGATTGAAACCCGTTGTGAAGGAATGGTGCGTATCAGTGATCTGACAGATGATTATTACGAGCATGATCCGGAAAATTATCGTATCATAGGCCGTAAAACCAAACGCATTATTACTTTCGGAGATAAGGTAACTGTAAGAGTAAAGGCTACCAATCTCGAACGCCGAAGCATTGATCTGACACTGGTAAACTTTCCGGATGGAAAACCTCTTAAAGAAACTTCTAAAGATAAAGGAAGGGACAACTCAAAAAGCAGAGGAGGTAAAAAGAAAGGAAGTAAATCAAAGTATTTTTAA
- a CDS encoding GntR family transcriptional regulator: MSIPHYKQLHQLLKQQILTGTFQEGALLPSENELCATHHITRATVRQALDELVKEKLIYKHRGKGSVVSPRRKSLGLLSFKGFSEVVGASHTPVNTEILHKPTIQPWPEDFFYPLSEREIEVGCIYLERLRFADNHPVMLEYTYIPTIDLSGFLEYNLGKDSLFETLHVHYNLDIINVEQDIRAIVADKNTTDQLGLMTGAPVLHIYRRYGTNRTDFYIYSSLYCNTTHYALSNSFDS; the protein is encoded by the coding sequence ATGTCTATTCCTCACTACAAGCAACTGCACCAGTTGTTAAAACAGCAGATTCTGACTGGTACTTTTCAGGAAGGAGCCCTTTTACCTTCAGAAAACGAGTTGTGCGCTACACATCATATCACACGTGCAACGGTCAGGCAGGCTTTGGACGAACTGGTGAAAGAGAAACTAATCTATAAACACAGAGGCAAGGGAAGTGTAGTAAGCCCACGACGAAAGAGTTTAGGTCTGCTATCATTTAAAGGATTTTCAGAGGTAGTAGGAGCCTCACATACTCCTGTAAATACAGAGATATTGCATAAGCCTACTATACAACCCTGGCCAGAAGATTTCTTTTATCCTTTATCAGAGCGGGAGATTGAAGTAGGCTGTATCTATTTGGAAAGGCTCCGATTTGCTGATAACCATCCGGTGATGCTCGAATATACCTATATCCCTACTATTGACCTCTCTGGTTTTCTGGAATATAATTTAGGTAAAGATTCTTTGTTTGAAACACTGCATGTGCATTACAATCTGGATATTATAAACGTTGAACAGGATATAAGGGCAATTGTGGCAGATAAAAATACTACTGATCAATTAGGTCTTATGACTGGAGCGCCTGTTTTACATATTTATCGACGTTATGGTACAAATCGTACCGATTTCTATATATATAGTTCCTTATACTGTAACACTACTCACTATGCATTGAGTAATAGTTTTGATTCATAG
- the deoC gene encoding deoxyribose-phosphate aldolase, with translation MDKITELAKMIDHSLLHPTMTDEDLKKGCELAKAYHTASVCIKPYAVKQAAAWLAGSDVLVCTVIGFPHGNSTTEIKVAETEKACLDGATEIDMVVNIGKVLSHDWAYISTEIKQIHDTCHTHNAILKVIFENDFLPDDSYKIKLCEICSEIGVEFIKTSTGYGYVKQADGSYNYKGATEHDLKLMREHASSQVQVKAAGGIRTLDELLKAKELGVTRIGATATVAMLEEAKKRWGIQTDESVSTSFAGDTKGY, from the coding sequence ATGGATAAAATCACTGAACTCGCTAAAATGATAGATCATTCACTGTTGCATCCGACTATGACAGACGAGGATCTGAAAAAAGGATGTGAACTAGCCAAAGCCTATCATACGGCTTCTGTTTGCATTAAACCTTATGCTGTAAAGCAGGCAGCGGCCTGGCTTGCAGGATCAGATGTGCTGGTTTGCACGGTTATTGGCTTTCCTCATGGCAACAGTACAACAGAAATAAAGGTGGCAGAGACAGAAAAAGCCTGTCTGGATGGAGCAACTGAAATTGATATGGTTGTTAATATTGGTAAGGTACTAAGCCATGACTGGGCATATATATCAACTGAAATCAAACAGATTCATGATACCTGTCATACCCATAATGCAATCCTGAAAGTGATATTTGAGAATGACTTTCTTCCTGATGATTCTTATAAGATTAAATTATGTGAAATATGTAGTGAAATCGGAGTTGAGTTCATCAAAACATCAACCGGATATGGCTATGTAAAACAGGCAGATGGTAGTTATAATTATAAGGGAGCAACCGAACATGATCTGAAACTGATGCGTGAACATGCATCTTCTCAGGTACAGGTAAAAGCTGCTGGTGGCATACGTACATTGGATGAATTACTAAAAGCCAAAGAACTGGGCGTAACCCGTATAGGAGCTACGGCTACAGTTGCTATGCTAGAGGAAGCAAAGAAACGTTGGGGTATACAAACCGATGAATCTGTTAGTACATCTTTTGCCGGTGATACAAAGGGATACTAA
- a CDS encoding amidase: MQSKPIYSRWLLLAGIASVSFVSGAFLTRQTSQPVTSSMVQQASEIIGLEFTPAERDSMLDDLADQRSGFENFRKVALSNDIAPALTFNPLPKGFKVNTLKKPFKISQVGAVSLPANHEDLAFYTVTQLAELIRTRKITSLELTQFFLERLKRYGPKLESVITLTEDLALKQAKQADAEIKAGKYRGLLHGIPYGAKDLLAKKGYRTTWGSAPYQYQVLEMDATVIRKLEEAGAVLVAKLTLGELAWGDIWFGGKTRNPWNVAQGSSGSSAGSGASVSAGLIPFAIGTETLGSIVSPSTVCGITGLRPTFGRVSRYGAMALSWSMDKIGPMCRTVEDCAVVFNAIYGPDGLDHSVIDASFNYTPLSSLKGLKIGYLKTAFESTYPNQSFDQATLQKVKELGAELIPVQLPELPYQDATMIISVEGAAAFDELTLSNKDDQMVRQGKNAWPNVFRAARFVPAVEYLQANRIRTLLIEQMNEKLKGLDAYITPTYMGGNLSLTNLTGHPCVVVPNGFNDKGLPVSITFMGKLLDEAKLLAIAKLYQDATPFHQQHPKLAL, encoded by the coding sequence ATGCAATCCAAACCTATCTACTCACGATGGCTGCTATTGGCAGGTATTGCCTCAGTCAGCTTTGTGTCTGGAGCCTTCCTTACCAGACAAACTTCCCAGCCTGTTACCTCTTCAATGGTCCAGCAGGCTTCTGAGATTATTGGACTGGAATTTACTCCTGCCGAACGGGATTCGATGCTGGATGACCTTGCTGACCAACGATCAGGTTTTGAGAACTTTCGGAAAGTAGCTCTTTCCAATGATATTGCACCTGCTCTGACCTTTAATCCTCTACCAAAAGGATTTAAGGTAAATACTTTGAAAAAACCTTTTAAAATAAGCCAGGTAGGTGCGGTTTCTTTGCCAGCCAATCACGAAGATCTGGCTTTCTATACTGTCACACAACTGGCCGAACTGATTCGTACCCGTAAAATTACCTCTCTGGAGCTTACGCAGTTTTTTCTGGAACGACTTAAGAGGTATGGCCCTAAACTGGAATCTGTTATTACGCTAACAGAGGATCTGGCACTCAAACAGGCAAAACAGGCAGATGCAGAAATTAAAGCAGGTAAGTACAGAGGGTTGCTACATGGCATTCCTTATGGAGCAAAAGATCTGCTGGCAAAGAAAGGGTATAGAACAACCTGGGGTTCGGCGCCTTATCAGTACCAGGTCCTTGAGATGGATGCTACAGTCATTCGTAAACTGGAGGAAGCAGGTGCAGTACTGGTAGCCAAACTTACGTTGGGTGAACTGGCCTGGGGAGACATCTGGTTTGGTGGTAAAACACGCAATCCCTGGAACGTAGCACAAGGATCCAGCGGATCTTCAGCAGGATCAGGCGCCAGTGTATCGGCTGGTCTGATACCATTCGCGATTGGTACAGAGACATTGGGTTCTATCGTCTCTCCGTCAACAGTATGTGGTATTACAGGCTTGCGCCCTACTTTTGGTAGAGTGAGCCGCTATGGAGCTATGGCTCTTAGTTGGTCGATGGATAAGATCGGCCCTATGTGTCGAACCGTAGAAGATTGTGCGGTAGTATTTAACGCTATCTATGGCCCTGATGGACTGGATCATAGTGTCATAGATGCTTCTTTCAATTATACGCCTCTTTCTTCCTTAAAGGGATTAAAAATTGGTTATCTGAAAACGGCTTTTGAAAGTACCTATCCCAACCAGTCTTTTGACCAGGCTACTTTACAAAAAGTAAAAGAACTGGGAGCAGAGTTAATTCCAGTTCAATTGCCAGAACTTCCCTATCAGGATGCTACTATGATTATCTCTGTAGAAGGCGCTGCTGCCTTTGATGAGCTAACCCTCTCCAACAAAGATGATCAGATGGTCCGTCAGGGCAAAAATGCATGGCCTAATGTATTTCGCGCAGCACGCTTTGTCCCCGCAGTTGAATATCTGCAGGCTAACCGGATACGTACATTGCTGATTGAACAGATGAATGAGAAACTCAAAGGGCTGGATGCCTATATCACTCCTACCTATATGGGTGGAAACCTTTCACTGACCAATCTGACAGGACATCCCTGTGTAGTAGTACCCAATGGATTTAATGACAAAGGACTCCCTGTTAGTATTACATTTATGGGAAAGTTATTAGATGAAGCCAAATTGCTGGCAATCGCCAAACTTTATCAGGATGCTACTCCATTTCATCAGCAACACCCCAAACTAGCTTTATAA
- a CDS encoding glycosyltransferase family 2 protein, which yields MSEQPLLSIITVTYNADAVLTATIQSIINQTFTNYEYLIIDGGSTDETLNIIRRYEHHLSYWISEPDKGLYDAMNKGLKAARGKYIWFMNAGDKIYDKDTLAYIAESSPANADIYYGDALFYDAANNDLGLRSEVTPHALPSVLTWKSFRYGMVVCHQSFIMRRDLAPLYDLSHPYSSDIDWEIRCLKASKEIINTQAVLSRYLTGGFSRKNHGKSLKDRYLVLQKHFGVISNIFNHIWITLRGILFVLKRRRGY from the coding sequence TTGTCTGAACAACCTCTCCTATCCATTATTACGGTAACCTATAATGCAGATGCTGTACTTACAGCCACTATACAAAGCATTATTAATCAAACATTTACCAACTATGAATATCTGATTATAGATGGCGGATCGACGGATGAGACACTCAACATCATACGACGGTACGAACATCATCTCTCCTACTGGATTTCTGAGCCGGATAAAGGATTATATGATGCTATGAACAAAGGATTGAAAGCAGCTCGCGGAAAATATATATGGTTTATGAATGCCGGAGATAAAATCTATGATAAGGATACACTTGCCTATATTGCAGAGAGTAGCCCTGCAAATGCAGATATCTACTATGGCGATGCGTTATTTTATGATGCTGCCAATAATGATCTGGGCTTACGCAGCGAAGTAACCCCCCATGCATTACCGTCAGTGCTCACCTGGAAATCGTTTCGGTATGGTATGGTAGTATGTCATCAATCTTTTATCATGCGAAGAGACCTGGCTCCGCTGTATGATTTGTCACATCCCTACAGCTCTGATATTGATTGGGAAATCCGTTGTTTGAAGGCTTCTAAAGAAATTATCAACACACAGGCTGTATTATCACGTTATCTGACAGGAGGATTTTCCCGCAAAAACCATGGTAAGTCACTAAAAGATCGATATCTGGTTTTACAAAAGCATTTTGGTGTGATTTCCAATATTTTTAATCATATTTGGATTACCTTACGTGGAATACTGTTTGTGCTAAAACGACGCAGAGGATATTAG
- the pxpB gene encoding 5-oxoprolinase subunit PxpB produces MIPTNFQISPLSESAIVLGFGNAIDQTLNTQVLALAEAIQANPFPGFTEVLPAYSSLTVFYDIFAVRKAFPHAPASHTVRKILLDYMTTDPSAFHSGKDMLVKIPVCYSEVFGWDWKEVYEHTGIAREEVIAIHTANVYRVYMMGFLPGFPYLGGMDSRIATPRKSQPRLKVEAGSVGIAGEQTGVYPLDSPGGWQIIGKTPVKLFDSTTNKPVLLKAGDQVQFYEIDEDTFYTWNSAKEV; encoded by the coding sequence ATGATACCAACAAACTTTCAAATCTCCCCTCTTAGCGAGTCTGCTATTGTATTGGGGTTTGGCAATGCTATTGACCAGACTCTCAATACACAAGTACTTGCTTTAGCAGAAGCCATACAAGCCAATCCATTTCCTGGATTTACGGAAGTATTACCAGCCTATAGTTCGCTGACAGTCTTTTATGATATTTTTGCGGTACGAAAGGCATTTCCACATGCTCCTGCCTCTCATACGGTCCGGAAAATACTGCTTGACTATATGACAACAGATCCGTCTGCCTTTCATTCAGGTAAAGACATGTTGGTTAAAATTCCGGTTTGTTATAGCGAAGTATTCGGATGGGACTGGAAAGAAGTATATGAGCATACAGGTATTGCACGCGAAGAGGTAATTGCAATACACACAGCTAACGTATATCGGGTGTATATGATGGGATTTTTACCAGGTTTTCCTTATCTGGGTGGTATGGATTCCCGCATTGCCACACCCCGCAAGTCACAGCCACGATTAAAAGTCGAAGCAGGGAGTGTAGGCATAGCTGGTGAACAAACGGGTGTATATCCACTGGATTCTCCGGGAGGCTGGCAGATTATTGGCAAAACACCTGTCAAACTATTTGACTCTACTACCAATAAACCTGTTTTATTAAAGGCAGGTGATCAGGTTCAGTTTTATGAAATTGATGAAGATACATTTTATACATGGAACTCTGCCAAAGAAGTTTGA